The proteins below come from a single Nocardiopsis gilva YIM 90087 genomic window:
- the cydD gene encoding thiol reductant ABC exporter subunit CydD, with protein MKPLDPRLVRTARAVRVHLVVTVVSGLAITALILAQAWLLAHIIAGAAAGSGSRDLAWAITAVAAVAVARAALSYGAETAALRSAARAKSQLRRRLVAHVTGTDTSTDTRADATTAGAQGSGPVWLSGQAGTDQGAGTPRAGELVTLATRGLDALDDYFARYLPQLVLAVLVPLAVLVVVFGADMLSGVIIAVTLPLIPIFMALVGWHTQARTERQWKLLNRLGGHFLDVVEGLPTLAIFRRAKAQAEIIRRITDEHRRTTMSTLRVAFLSALVLELLATLSVALVAVEIGIRLMYGMLDYQTALMVLILAPEAYLPLREVGARFHASMEGVAAADQVFTELDRGGPGPGAAAPRPAALAPSGPVRILLDGVSLRYPDRDVPALCDVDLRIEPGRRLLLTGPSGSGKSSLLALLLRFTEPTGGTIQVHDDREGWAPLADIPADAWRRRIAWVPQHPYLFDATVAENIALGAPEADRDEVRRAARLAEADAFIEALPDGYGTRLGERGARLSAGQRQRIALARAFLRDAPIVLLDEPTAHLDPDNAAAVRTAVARLLAGRTGVIVAHDTGWADLVDDVVRVEAGRIHGELEAQS; from the coding sequence ATGAAACCCCTTGACCCCCGGCTCGTGCGCACCGCGCGGGCGGTCCGGGTACACCTGGTCGTCACCGTGGTCAGCGGGCTGGCGATCACCGCCCTGATCCTCGCCCAGGCGTGGCTGCTGGCGCACATCATCGCCGGAGCGGCAGCGGGGTCGGGCTCGCGGGACCTGGCGTGGGCGATCACGGCCGTCGCTGCGGTCGCGGTCGCCCGTGCGGCCCTGTCCTACGGCGCCGAGACGGCCGCGCTGCGCTCGGCGGCGCGCGCCAAGTCGCAGCTGCGCCGCCGCCTCGTCGCCCACGTGACGGGGACCGACACAAGTACAGACACACGCGCCGACGCGACCACGGCCGGCGCACAGGGTTCGGGGCCGGTCTGGTTGTCAGGGCAGGCCGGAACCGATCAGGGGGCGGGCACTCCCCGCGCCGGTGAACTGGTCACACTCGCCACTCGTGGCCTCGACGCGCTGGATGACTACTTCGCCCGGTATCTTCCGCAGCTGGTGCTGGCGGTGCTCGTCCCCCTCGCCGTCCTTGTCGTCGTGTTCGGCGCCGACATGCTCTCGGGCGTCATCATCGCGGTGACGCTGCCGCTCATCCCGATCTTCATGGCGCTGGTCGGCTGGCACACCCAGGCGCGTACCGAGCGGCAGTGGAAGCTGCTCAACCGGCTGGGCGGCCACTTCCTCGACGTCGTGGAGGGCCTGCCCACGCTCGCGATCTTCCGCCGCGCCAAAGCCCAGGCTGAGATCATCCGGCGGATCACCGACGAGCACCGCCGCACCACCATGTCCACGCTGCGCGTGGCGTTCCTGTCGGCGCTGGTGCTGGAGCTGCTGGCCACGCTCTCGGTCGCGCTGGTCGCGGTGGAGATCGGCATCCGGCTGATGTACGGGATGCTCGACTATCAGACCGCTCTGATGGTGCTGATCCTGGCGCCGGAGGCCTACCTGCCGCTGCGCGAGGTGGGGGCGCGCTTCCACGCCAGCATGGAGGGCGTCGCCGCGGCGGATCAGGTGTTCACCGAGCTCGACCGGGGCGGCCCCGGACCGGGAGCAGCGGCGCCGCGCCCTGCCGCCCTCGCACCCTCCGGCCCCGTACGGATCCTCCTGGACGGGGTGAGCCTGCGCTACCCGGACCGGGACGTGCCCGCCCTGTGCGACGTCGACCTGCGCATCGAGCCCGGGCGCCGCCTGCTGCTCACCGGCCCCAGCGGCTCGGGCAAGAGCTCCCTGCTCGCGCTGCTGCTCCGCTTCACCGAACCCACCGGCGGAACGATCCAGGTGCACGACGACCGCGAGGGGTGGGCCCCGCTGGCCGACATCCCCGCCGACGCGTGGCGGCGGCGCATCGCCTGGGTGCCCCAGCACCCCTACCTCTTCGACGCCACTGTCGCCGAGAACATCGCCCTCGGCGCGCCCGAGGCCGACCGCGACGAGGTGCGGCGCGCCGCCCGCCTCGCCGAGGCCGACGCGTTCATCGAAGCACTGCCCGATGGCTACGGCACCCGCCTGGGCGAGCGCGGCGCCCGGCTCTCCGCCGGGCAGCGCCAGCGCATCGCGCTGGCCCGAGCGTTCCTGCGCGACGCGCCCATCGTGCTGCTCGACGAACCCACCGCGCACCTCGATCCGGACAACGCCGCGGCCGTGCGCACCGCCGTGGCGCGCCTGCTGGCGGGCCGCACCGGCGTCATCGTCGCGCACGACACCGGATGGGCCGACCTCGTGGACGACGTGGTCCGCGTCGAGGCAGGCCGAATCCACGGCGAACTGGAGGCCCAGTCATGA
- the cydB gene encoding cytochrome d ubiquinol oxidase subunit II, translated as MDLDLPLIWFLTIAILWTGYFVLEGFDFGVGMLLPVLGKDNTDRRVMINSIGPIWDGNEVWLITAVGATLAAFPAWYASMFSGFYLPVLIILLALIVRGVAFEYRGKRDSDQWRARWDAAIIFGSTAPAVLWGLIFANLVRGLPMGADHVVRAGLLDLLSPYALLGAATTLSLFVLHGAVFLTLKTDGEVRTRARALLLRTAYVAIPVTLAFLTWTQLAYGKAWTGPVVALAGAALVIGVILGIRGREGWSFTATAVTIIALSVAVFGAMFPNVLPSTTDAAHSLTITNASSAPYTLTVMTWVGVVFLPLVLCYQAWSYWVFRKRVTRQHIEPVPAYGGGDTGNADDSAPSPGTG; from the coding sequence ATGGACCTCGATCTCCCACTCATCTGGTTCCTCACCATCGCCATCCTGTGGACCGGCTACTTCGTCCTGGAGGGCTTCGACTTCGGCGTGGGCATGCTGCTGCCCGTGCTCGGAAAGGACAACACCGACCGCCGGGTCATGATCAACTCCATCGGCCCGATCTGGGACGGCAACGAGGTGTGGCTGATCACCGCCGTCGGCGCCACCCTGGCCGCGTTTCCGGCCTGGTACGCGTCCATGTTCAGCGGCTTCTACCTCCCGGTGCTGATCATCCTGCTCGCGCTGATCGTGCGCGGCGTCGCCTTCGAGTACCGGGGCAAGCGCGACAGCGACCAGTGGCGGGCCCGCTGGGACGCCGCGATCATCTTCGGCAGCACCGCACCCGCCGTGCTGTGGGGCCTCATCTTCGCCAACCTCGTGCGCGGCCTGCCCATGGGCGCCGACCACGTGGTCCGCGCGGGTCTGCTCGACCTGCTCAGCCCCTACGCCCTACTCGGAGCGGCGACGACACTGTCGCTGTTCGTCCTGCACGGCGCGGTCTTCCTGACCCTCAAGACCGACGGCGAGGTCCGCACCCGCGCCCGCGCGCTGCTGCTCCGCACCGCCTACGTCGCGATCCCGGTGACCCTGGCGTTCCTGACCTGGACGCAGCTCGCCTACGGCAAGGCCTGGACCGGGCCGGTCGTGGCGCTGGCGGGCGCCGCGCTGGTCATCGGGGTGATCCTGGGCATCCGAGGGCGGGAGGGCTGGTCCTTCACCGCCACGGCGGTGACGATCATCGCCCTGTCGGTCGCCGTCTTCGGCGCCATGTTCCCCAACGTGCTGCCCTCGACCACCGACGCCGCCCACAGCCTCACCATCACCAACGCGTCCTCCGCGCCCTACACGCTCACCGTGATGACGTGGGTGGGCGTCGTGTTCCTTCCCCTCGTGCTGTGCTACCAGGCATGGAGCTACTGGGTGTTCCGCAAGCGCGTCACCCGCCAGCACATCGAGCCGGTCCCCGCTTACGGTGGCGGTGACACCGGAAACGCCGACGACTCCGCCCCGTCGCCCGGCACCGGCTGA